One window from the genome of Rhodopirellula halodulae encodes:
- a CDS encoding glycosyltransferase family 25 protein — translation MQSIDEDTPTFVISLLDEASEHRRRQVKRHLDRAGFRNATFVRAKSPDSEQFAQRGYPSELQGRWRTDLRHLWGSAACTLSHLQFYGRGTDELPVIILEDDVTIHPDFFHYMQRIEFPCEVDWDICHLGLTNPKISAIENPERVVTPQLVRCPPNEVACTHSYILRRPILDRLLPMREEVDWQLSRCTESIRSFVIDHDPKLVQPDFQMPSVRTAIDHVAWHRNNPETA, via the coding sequence ATGCAATCGATTGACGAAGACACACCGACATTCGTCATCAGTTTGTTGGACGAAGCATCCGAACATCGTCGACGGCAAGTCAAACGTCACTTGGATCGAGCAGGCTTTCGGAATGCGACCTTCGTCCGTGCCAAGTCACCAGACAGCGAGCAATTTGCTCAGCGAGGCTATCCCAGCGAACTACAAGGACGTTGGCGCACTGATTTGCGGCATTTGTGGGGAAGCGCGGCGTGCACCTTGTCGCATTTACAGTTCTACGGACGTGGCACGGATGAATTGCCGGTGATCATTCTGGAAGACGATGTCACGATTCATCCAGACTTCTTTCACTACATGCAGCGAATTGAATTCCCTTGCGAAGTGGATTGGGACATTTGTCATTTGGGGCTGACCAACCCGAAAATCTCCGCGATTGAAAATCCAGAACGCGTGGTGACGCCACAATTGGTTCGTTGTCCGCCGAATGAGGTCGCCTGCACCCACAGCTACATCCTTCGACGTCCAATCTTGGATCGTCTGCTGCCCATGCGAGAGGAGGTGGATTGGCAATTGTCTCGCTGCACCGAGTCAATCCGCAGTTTCGTGATCGATCATGATCCGAAATTGGTTCAGCCTGACTTCCAAATGCCCAGTGTTCGCACGGCGATCGATCATGTTGCGTGGCACCGCAATAATCCAGAAACCGCGTGA
- the rimI gene encoding ribosomal protein S18-alanine N-acetyltransferase has protein sequence MIRRDMPDVLGIENNCFEFAWSEDDFIRCLRQRNCIGMVAECDERVAGFMIYELHKNRLHILNFAVHSDYRRRGIGNTMMQKLLGKLSQERRNRIMLEVRETNLEAQLFFKSLGFKAISVLRDFYDDATEDAYLMQFRYQPTAEELAAPHNRISRMAG, from the coding sequence ATGATTCGTCGCGATATGCCGGATGTCTTGGGCATTGAGAACAACTGTTTTGAGTTCGCATGGTCCGAAGACGATTTCATTCGTTGCCTCCGTCAACGCAATTGCATCGGCATGGTGGCTGAATGTGACGAGCGTGTGGCAGGCTTCATGATCTATGAACTGCATAAGAACCGATTGCACATTTTGAACTTCGCCGTGCACAGCGATTACCGACGACGCGGGATCGGCAACACGATGATGCAAAAGCTGCTCGGCAAACTTTCGCAAGAGCGTCGCAATCGCATCATGTTGGAAGTGCGTGAGACAAATTTGGAGGCTCAGTTGTTCTTCAAGTCGCTCGGATTCAAGGCGATCTCGGTTCTACGAGATTTCTATGATGACGCGACGGAAGACGCCTACCTGATGCAATTCCGTTATCAGCCAACCGCCGAAGAATTGGCGGCTCCTCACAACCGAATTTCGCGGATGGCTGGTTGA
- a CDS encoding cupin domain-containing protein, with amino-acid sequence MEPYNFQTLDSKGRRAQVISRSEWGSSSDQWNGALDGKTLGTKLTVLFYCTETVGEGPRWHVHPYDEVFIVRRGRALFTIGDQKVEASEGDVLMGPADVPHKYHNLGPGKLETTDIHLSDRWIQANLDDPEL; translated from the coding sequence ATGGAGCCGTACAACTTTCAAACGCTCGACTCGAAAGGCCGCCGGGCCCAGGTCATTTCCCGATCGGAGTGGGGATCTTCATCCGATCAGTGGAACGGGGCGTTGGATGGCAAAACGCTCGGGACCAAGCTGACCGTCTTGTTCTACTGCACCGAAACCGTTGGCGAGGGCCCGCGTTGGCACGTGCATCCCTACGACGAGGTCTTCATTGTTCGCCGTGGCCGTGCGCTGTTCACAATCGGTGATCAAAAGGTCGAGGCCAGCGAAGGAGATGTCTTGATGGGACCGGCCGACGTCCCTCACAAATACCACAACCTCGGTCCAGGCAAACTGGAGACAACCGACATCCATCTGTCAGATCGTTGGATTCAAGCCAACCTGGATGATCCCGAGTTGTGA
- a CDS encoding sialate O-acetylesterase encodes MSTTKKQRREAICFAALMLAVTWLNHSAADEASKADLAQANATASPPPNLHLFLLAGQSNMAGRGNPSAEDQQPHPRVWTVSPDQTWVPAADPIHFDKPSLVGVGPGKTFGVLYAEAHPDAHVGLIPCAVGGSSITTWVPDGFHEPTQLHPYDDCVQRVRWALQFGELKGILWHQGESDSNPKNAGDYQAKLDELIERFRTEFKTPKIPFIAGQLGQFEERPWNKHRLLVNEAHKTLPDRIENTAFVASDGLGHKGDQTHFSAEAAREFGRRYWTTYQELTNDD; translated from the coding sequence ATGTCCACAACGAAGAAACAACGCCGCGAGGCGATTTGCTTTGCCGCTTTGATGCTGGCGGTCACATGGCTCAATCACTCCGCCGCGGATGAAGCCTCGAAGGCTGACTTAGCCCAAGCCAACGCCACCGCGTCCCCTCCGCCAAACCTGCATTTATTCCTGCTCGCCGGACAATCCAACATGGCGGGTCGCGGCAACCCCTCGGCCGAAGACCAGCAACCGCATCCTCGAGTTTGGACGGTCAGCCCCGACCAGACGTGGGTCCCCGCCGCTGACCCGATTCACTTTGACAAACCTTCGCTGGTCGGTGTTGGACCAGGCAAAACATTCGGCGTGCTCTACGCCGAGGCTCACCCGGATGCCCACGTCGGATTGATCCCCTGCGCGGTCGGTGGTTCATCCATCACAACCTGGGTGCCCGATGGATTCCACGAGCCTACCCAACTGCATCCCTATGACGATTGCGTCCAGCGCGTCCGATGGGCACTTCAGTTCGGTGAACTCAAAGGCATTCTTTGGCATCAAGGCGAGTCCGATTCCAACCCAAAGAACGCTGGCGACTACCAAGCCAAGTTGGATGAATTGATCGAGCGATTCCGAACAGAATTTAAGACGCCCAAGATCCCGTTCATCGCCGGGCAACTGGGGCAATTCGAAGAACGCCCTTGGAACAAGCATCGGCTCCTGGTGAACGAGGCACACAAGACACTGCCCGATCGCATTGAAAACACAGCCTTCGTCGCATCGGACGGACTCGGCCACAAAGGCGACCAAACACACTTCTCCGCCGAAGCTGCCCGAGAATTCGGCCGCCGCTACTGGACCACCTATCAGGAACTGACGAACGACGATTGA
- a CDS encoding P-II family nitrogen regulator translates to MKLIIAIVQPSKLDAIKEALTRVEVHRLTVVDCQGFGRQRGQTGSMRGRDYGVNLLRKVQLQIGVNEEFVQPTIDAILEGGRSGDSGEIGDGKIFVLPMDDCVRIRTGERGGEAI, encoded by the coding sequence ATGAAATTGATCATTGCCATCGTCCAGCCTTCCAAACTCGACGCCATCAAAGAGGCGCTGACACGTGTGGAGGTGCACCGGCTGACAGTGGTGGATTGCCAGGGATTCGGCCGACAACGCGGACAGACCGGATCAATGCGAGGCCGTGATTACGGCGTCAACTTGCTTCGGAAAGTCCAGTTGCAAATTGGCGTCAACGAAGAATTCGTCCAACCCACCATCGACGCCATCTTGGAAGGCGGACGCAGCGGAGACAGCGGCGAAATCGGTGACGGCAAAATCTTTGTCCTGCCCATGGACGACTGTGTCCGAATCCGCACCGGCGAGCGTGGTGGCGAAGCCATCTGA
- a CDS encoding ammonium transporter, which yields MMGIGGSLASVASAQDEPAAATETAEVADAGDAEIVEEEAAADPGVGYAFDNGFLFLCAVLVLFMQAGFAMVEVGLNSSKNTINILSKNLMDLSVGALLFFVIGFGLMYPGSYGDVTNGYFAFGGSGIYDPSPDQTFSPQVDWFFQAVFAATAATIVSGAVAGRMKFNAYLIYSAILTGLIYPISGYWKWGGGWLMQFGELVDGEYTMGFQDFAGSAVVHAVGGFAGLAGAIFLGPRLGRYTAEGKSVPLPGHNVAFAALGVFILWVGWYGFNPGSQLAFQSGADIDATVFIAVNTTLAAAAGVIVATIVSWGLFGKPDLTMGLNGALGGLVGITACCDAMSNTMSIVVGAVAGALVVLSIVALDKMKIDDPVGAFPVHGICGVWGCMALGILPNAHLESGSTSFMIQLIGTVSICAWAFITMSVVFGVLKAVGMLRVSPQEEQAGLDISEHGMHAYPSDAVAGGSVI from the coding sequence ATGATGGGGATCGGCGGTTCACTCGCGTCGGTAGCTTCGGCTCAGGATGAGCCAGCGGCTGCAACGGAAACTGCAGAGGTTGCCGACGCGGGTGACGCTGAAATCGTCGAGGAAGAAGCCGCCGCTGATCCAGGTGTAGGGTACGCCTTTGACAACGGGTTCTTGTTCCTTTGTGCGGTTTTGGTCCTCTTCATGCAGGCTGGCTTCGCCATGGTCGAAGTCGGGCTCAACTCCTCCAAGAACACCATCAACATTCTTTCTAAGAACTTGATGGACTTGTCAGTGGGAGCACTGCTGTTCTTTGTCATTGGGTTCGGGTTGATGTATCCCGGCAGCTACGGTGACGTGACCAACGGCTACTTCGCCTTCGGTGGCTCGGGCATCTACGACCCAAGTCCTGACCAAACATTCTCGCCGCAAGTCGATTGGTTCTTCCAAGCCGTCTTCGCCGCCACCGCCGCAACCATCGTCTCGGGTGCTGTTGCTGGCCGTATGAAATTCAACGCTTACTTGATCTACAGCGCAATCTTGACCGGTTTGATCTATCCCATCAGTGGTTACTGGAAATGGGGTGGAGGATGGTTGATGCAGTTCGGCGAATTGGTCGACGGCGAATACACCATGGGCTTTCAGGACTTTGCTGGTTCGGCTGTGGTTCACGCAGTCGGTGGTTTCGCTGGCTTGGCCGGTGCCATCTTTCTCGGCCCTCGCCTGGGTCGTTACACCGCCGAAGGCAAGAGCGTTCCATTGCCAGGTCACAATGTTGCTTTCGCCGCTCTGGGTGTGTTTATCCTGTGGGTGGGTTGGTACGGATTCAACCCTGGTAGCCAATTGGCTTTCCAGTCGGGTGCTGACATCGACGCGACTGTCTTCATCGCTGTGAACACAACCCTCGCCGCTGCTGCTGGTGTGATCGTTGCCACCATCGTTTCCTGGGGCCTGTTCGGCAAACCAGATCTGACCATGGGTCTCAACGGTGCACTGGGTGGATTGGTCGGCATCACCGCTTGCTGTGACGCCATGAGCAACACAATGTCCATCGTTGTCGGTGCCGTCGCCGGTGCTTTGGTTGTTCTCTCGATTGTTGCTTTGGACAAGATGAAAATCGACGACCCTGTCGGTGCCTTCCCTGTCCACGGCATCTGTGGCGTCTGGGGCTGCATGGCTCTCGGCATCCTGCCAAACGCTCACCTGGAATCAGGCTCGACCAGCTTCATGATTCAGTTGATCGGTACCGTTTCGATCTGTGCATGGGCCTTCATCACCATGTCGGTCGTCTTCGGTGTCCTCAAAGCTGTTGGAATGCTTCGAGTTAGCCCTCAAGAGGAGCAAGCCGGTTTGGACATCAGCGAGCACGGCATGCACGCTTACCCATCGGACGCCGTCGCTGGCGGGTCGGTGATCTAG
- a CDS encoding DNA-3-methyladenine glycosylase family protein, whose translation MLRLTRSDPALRLVWQRLGDPPSWSRPAGLETLVRIILEQKVSLRSAEAVFLRLREASGGRITGRSLSSVRSETMVRCGVSRQKQRYLQAIASEVVENRLRLDELKLQSDEAVRERLTNLLGVGNWSADVYLMSALDRRDILPTGDLGLLKGIEELDGGNYPDFDAVIERAEVWRPYRSTATRLIWALYLDNRGWGG comes from the coding sequence TTGTTACGCCTCACAAGAAGCGATCCGGCGTTGCGTTTGGTTTGGCAACGTTTGGGTGATCCGCCGAGCTGGAGTCGGCCCGCGGGCTTGGAAACCCTGGTCCGAATCATCCTGGAGCAAAAGGTTTCGCTGAGATCCGCGGAGGCTGTCTTCTTGCGACTGCGGGAAGCGTCCGGCGGGCGAATCACCGGGCGAAGTCTGTCTTCGGTCCGATCTGAAACGATGGTGCGGTGCGGTGTCAGTCGACAGAAGCAACGCTATCTGCAAGCGATCGCATCCGAGGTGGTCGAGAATCGGTTGCGTCTGGACGAGCTGAAGCTGCAGAGCGATGAGGCTGTCCGAGAACGACTCACCAATTTGCTGGGAGTCGGCAATTGGAGTGCTGATGTCTATCTGATGAGTGCACTGGATCGGCGGGACATTCTCCCAACGGGCGATTTGGGATTGCTCAAAGGGATTGAGGAACTGGACGGAGGCAACTATCCCGATTTTGATGCGGTGATCGAGCGTGCAGAAGTTTGGCGTCCCTATCGTTCGACAGCGACTCGACTGATTTGGGCGTTGTACTTGGACAATCGAGGCTGGGGTGGTTGA
- the rho gene encoding transcription termination factor Rho, which translates to MRHPDKEVDKRVRELDAERDPLSLPEEIVSEVTKAGGRVGIPSKDKSPQQALNINDLQKLEHDELLALADTEGLKEYAGLPRQELVFRLLKARMSANGLMYGEGTLEILPDGFGFLRSAQYHYLSCPDDIYVSPSQIRRFGLHTGSHVAGQIRPPKENERYFAMLRIEAINHADPMQRQRLTPFDDLTPLHPRTRIVTEHQAQELSTRVVDLFTPIGFGQRGLIVSPPRAGKTMLMQSLARGVLSNYPNAYVVVLLIDERPEEVTDMEREIQSPQCEVISSTFDEPPARHIQVAQMVIEKAKRMVESGTDVVIFLDSITRLARAFNSDTESATGKLLTGGLDAGAMQKPKSIFGSARKVEEGGSLTILATALVDTGSRMDDVIFEEFKGTGNLEIVLDQDLVSRRVWPAIDLTRSGTRREEMLLDQEEHRRIESLRRNLAEHSPVDSMVELTKRLRKTQNNAEFLMSVPVDD; encoded by the coding sequence ATGCGCCACCCCGATAAAGAAGTCGACAAACGTGTTCGCGAATTGGATGCGGAACGTGATCCGCTGTCGTTACCGGAAGAAATCGTCAGTGAAGTGACGAAGGCCGGTGGACGAGTGGGCATCCCATCCAAGGACAAGTCGCCTCAGCAAGCGTTGAATATCAACGATCTGCAAAAGCTCGAACACGATGAATTGCTGGCTCTGGCTGATACCGAAGGTCTGAAGGAATACGCCGGGCTGCCTCGACAGGAATTGGTGTTCCGGCTGTTGAAGGCTCGGATGAGCGCCAACGGTCTGATGTACGGCGAGGGCACGTTGGAAATTCTGCCCGATGGGTTCGGGTTTCTTCGCAGCGCTCAATACCACTATCTGTCATGTCCTGATGACATTTACGTGTCGCCCAGTCAGATCCGTCGATTTGGGTTGCATACCGGTTCGCACGTGGCAGGGCAAATTCGGCCACCCAAAGAGAACGAACGCTACTTTGCGATGTTGCGGATCGAAGCGATCAACCATGCCGATCCAATGCAGCGTCAGCGATTGACCCCGTTTGACGATCTGACGCCGCTGCATCCTCGCACCCGGATCGTCACCGAGCATCAAGCTCAGGAACTCAGCACCCGAGTGGTGGACTTGTTCACTCCGATTGGGTTTGGTCAACGTGGATTGATCGTCAGTCCGCCTCGTGCCGGCAAAACCATGTTGATGCAGAGCCTGGCTCGTGGTGTGCTCAGCAACTACCCGAACGCTTACGTTGTGGTGTTGCTCATCGATGAGCGGCCAGAAGAAGTCACCGACATGGAACGCGAAATTCAATCGCCGCAGTGTGAGGTGATCAGCAGCACGTTTGATGAACCGCCAGCACGCCACATCCAGGTCGCTCAGATGGTGATCGAAAAAGCGAAGCGGATGGTGGAGTCGGGGACGGACGTGGTCATCTTCTTGGATTCCATCACGCGATTGGCTCGCGCGTTCAACAGTGATACCGAATCAGCCACCGGCAAGCTTTTGACCGGTGGTTTGGACGCGGGTGCGATGCAGAAACCCAAATCGATTTTTGGTTCGGCTCGCAAAGTGGAAGAAGGCGGATCGTTGACGATCCTGGCGACTGCATTGGTCGACACGGGAAGCCGCATGGACGATGTGATCTTCGAAGAATTCAAAGGCACGGGCAACCTCGAGATCGTTCTCGACCAAGACCTTGTTTCGCGACGCGTTTGGCCGGCGATCGATCTGACCCGCAGCGGCACCCGTCGCGAAGAAATGCTGTTGGATCAGGAGGAGCATCGTCGGATCGAATCGTTGCGTCGCAATTTGGCGGAACATTCGCCAGTCGATTCGATGGTGGAGTTGACGAAACGGCTGCGGAAAACGCAAAACAATGCGGAGTTTCTGATGAGCGTTCCCGTCGACGATTGA
- the ribH gene encoding 6,7-dimethyl-8-ribityllumazine synthase has translation MPTIDGTTGSLPSGRVAIIASRYNANICDAMVEGSIRTLKEAGVSEEHLWIIRVPGAWELCWAVEQAFQHPNVVGAVALGCVIRGETTHDEHINRAVSDTLMEQTVRTGRPVGFGLLTCNNVEQAIQRSGGTVGNKGEEAAEAMLEMLRLQAKMR, from the coding sequence ATGCCAACCATCGACGGAACAACTGGTTCCTTGCCCAGCGGTCGCGTGGCGATCATTGCCAGTCGCTACAACGCCAACATTTGTGACGCAATGGTTGAGGGATCCATTCGTACGTTGAAAGAAGCGGGCGTTTCGGAGGAACACTTGTGGATCATTCGAGTTCCCGGAGCGTGGGAATTGTGCTGGGCGGTGGAGCAAGCGTTTCAGCATCCCAATGTTGTCGGTGCCGTGGCACTCGGTTGTGTCATTCGAGGCGAGACGACTCACGATGAACACATCAATCGCGCAGTCAGCGACACTTTGATGGAGCAAACCGTGCGTACCGGTCGCCCCGTCGGATTTGGGCTGCTGACTTGCAACAACGTCGAACAAGCCATCCAGCGAAGCGGCGGCACGGTGGGCAACAAAGGGGAAGAAGCCGCCGAGGCGATGCTGGAGATGCTGCGACTGCAAGCCAAAATGCGATAG
- a CDS encoding ATP-binding protein has product MTRLFIQFFCGVLLILFIAWGIQAYVFRGTTEAQNIAVIETALSGGALLARDTVLAGGSDRMDESVAEVQTRFRYPVKIVQRSDRNLSDVHHQRLNDGEAILHGSYILVALPESSELVRLGPLPQFAGPRRSDVLIGLGSVLLLAATAIAILLRPIARQFRSVERTALAIAEGDFSARIDESGHRRGLPIVAAFNTMADRVESLLRSQKELLQAVSHELRTPLARIKFATELVRSADTEAKRNQRIDSIDEATDKLDDLVAELLNYTRVDEQSQVAPRERVLAYEIACEAMGQYDQLHPNVQFVVIQPDRDIELVTYPAGLVRALGNLIGNAGKYAKTQVRVSIEQRANLVCFQVEDDGVGVPEEQRRYIFEPFLRLSGDSQPGTGLGLALVRRICRRLGGKVTVADSELGGASFEIELRQSLLPMPATSPINGDDETQ; this is encoded by the coding sequence ATGACACGCCTTTTCATTCAATTCTTTTGCGGTGTGTTATTGATCTTGTTCATCGCTTGGGGCATTCAAGCGTACGTGTTCCGCGGCACGACCGAGGCTCAAAACATTGCGGTGATTGAGACCGCGCTGAGCGGTGGGGCGTTGCTCGCGCGAGACACCGTTCTGGCAGGTGGTTCAGACCGGATGGATGAGAGTGTGGCGGAGGTTCAGACTCGCTTTCGTTACCCGGTCAAGATTGTTCAGCGATCCGATCGGAACCTGTCGGACGTTCATCACCAACGTCTGAACGATGGCGAAGCGATCTTGCATGGCAGCTACATTTTGGTGGCGTTGCCGGAGTCGTCTGAATTGGTGCGTCTTGGGCCGTTGCCTCAATTCGCAGGACCCCGGCGCAGTGATGTGTTGATCGGTCTGGGAAGTGTGTTGCTATTGGCGGCGACGGCGATCGCGATTTTGCTTCGTCCGATTGCTCGTCAATTTCGCAGCGTCGAACGGACCGCGCTGGCGATCGCCGAAGGTGACTTTTCGGCTCGGATCGACGAATCGGGCCACCGCCGAGGTTTGCCAATCGTCGCGGCGTTCAACACGATGGCCGACCGCGTTGAATCGTTGTTGCGATCTCAAAAGGAATTGTTGCAGGCGGTCTCGCATGAACTCAGAACTCCGCTTGCAAGAATTAAATTCGCGACGGAGTTGGTGCGTTCGGCGGACACGGAGGCCAAACGCAATCAGAGGATTGATTCGATTGACGAAGCCACGGACAAACTCGATGACTTGGTGGCGGAGTTGTTGAACTACACGCGAGTGGATGAGCAATCGCAGGTGGCACCACGCGAGCGAGTGTTGGCCTACGAAATCGCGTGCGAAGCGATGGGGCAATACGATCAGTTGCACCCGAACGTGCAGTTTGTTGTTATCCAACCCGACCGTGACATCGAGTTGGTGACCTATCCGGCGGGGTTGGTCCGCGCCCTAGGAAACCTGATTGGCAACGCGGGGAAATACGCCAAGACGCAGGTGCGGGTATCCATCGAACAGCGAGCCAACCTCGTGTGTTTTCAGGTGGAAGATGACGGCGTGGGAGTTCCGGAGGAACAGCGACGGTACATCTTCGAACCGTTTTTGCGTTTGTCTGGCGACTCGCAACCGGGCACGGGGTTGGGTCTGGCGTTGGTGCGTCGGATCTGTCGCCGGTTGGGAGGCAAGGTCACCGTCGCCGATAGTGAATTGGGCGGAGCTTCGTTTGAAATCGAACTTCGTCAATCGCTTTTGCCCATGCCAGCGACGTCACCCATCAACGGCGATGATGAGACGCAATGA
- a CDS encoding SGNH/GDSL hydrolase family protein, whose product MTTTSMLRKPRTWLFIIATVVFVGVPAYIEFKLRRPVGEGPAGPSVAREPFDEVWTSRQVHLLGIGDSVTRGLGAKSKKHSYFERLRQNPEDEFEGMKGKHLSAVLPNLQATNVAVSGSTSLDHERVVFEELVPFAEDEFGLIVVTTGGNDLIHSYGRRPPKEGAMYGASLEQAQPWIEAFEDRLQRMVTRITELFPGGCLIFVGDIYDPTDGVGDAPSIFLPDWPDGLAIHAQYNQVIRRVAGRHEHVHVVPLHETFLGHGSHCRQFWRSHYDSADPTYWFYSNIEDPNDRGYDAIRRVFLNEIITQRDAFR is encoded by the coding sequence ATGACAACAACATCAATGCTTCGAAAGCCAAGGACATGGCTGTTCATCATCGCAACCGTTGTTTTCGTTGGTGTGCCCGCTTATATCGAATTCAAACTGCGACGCCCGGTGGGTGAAGGCCCGGCAGGGCCATCGGTTGCACGGGAACCATTCGATGAGGTTTGGACCAGCAGGCAAGTGCATTTGTTGGGCATCGGTGACAGCGTCACGCGAGGTCTTGGTGCAAAGTCCAAAAAGCATTCGTACTTCGAACGCTTACGACAGAATCCCGAGGACGAGTTTGAGGGCATGAAGGGCAAGCACCTGTCGGCTGTTTTGCCCAATCTGCAGGCCACCAATGTTGCCGTTTCCGGTTCGACTTCGTTGGACCACGAGCGAGTGGTGTTTGAAGAGTTGGTGCCATTCGCAGAAGACGAATTCGGGTTGATCGTGGTGACGACCGGCGGGAACGATTTGATTCACAGCTACGGTCGACGACCTCCGAAAGAAGGGGCGATGTACGGAGCAAGCTTGGAGCAAGCTCAGCCTTGGATCGAGGCGTTCGAAGATCGTCTGCAGCGGATGGTCACGCGGATCACCGAGTTGTTCCCCGGTGGATGTTTGATCTTTGTGGGTGACATTTACGATCCGACCGATGGCGTTGGCGACGCCCCCAGCATCTTCTTGCCGGATTGGCCCGACGGTTTGGCCATTCACGCTCAGTACAACCAAGTCATTCGCCGAGTCGCGGGGAGGCACGAGCATGTGCACGTCGTTCCGCTTCACGAGACGTTCTTAGGACACGGATCCCACTGCCGACAATTTTGGCGTTCACACTACGATTCCGCGGACCCCACGTACTGGTTTTACAGCAACATCGAAGACCCGAACGATCGCGGCTACGATGCGATTCGTCGTGTGTTTTTGAATGAGATCATTACGCAGCGAGACGCGTTTCGTTGA